In the Ipomoea triloba cultivar NCNSP0323 chromosome 6, ASM357664v1 genome, one interval contains:
- the LOC116023274 gene encoding UDP-arabinopyranose mutase 3: MAGSSSASVPATPLLKDELDIVIPTIRNLDFLEQWRPFFQPYHLIIVQDGDPSKTIRVPEGFDYELYNRNDINRILGPKASCISFKDSACRCFGYMVSKKKYVFTIDDDCFVAKDPSGKDINALEQHIKNLLSPSTPFFFNTLYDPYRDGADFVRGYPFSLREGVPTAVSHGLWLNIPDYDAPTQLVKPLERNTRYVDAIMTIPKGTIFPMCGMNLAFNRELIGPAMYFGLMGDGQPIGRYDDMWAGWCTKVICDHLGLGVKTGLPYIWHSKASNPFVNLKKEYKGIYWQEELIPFFQAVTLPKDCTTVQACYLELAKQVKAKLGKIDDYFNKLADAMVTWIQAWDELNPSGDATKLPNGSSK; the protein is encoded by the exons ATGGCGGGTTCTTCCTCTGCATCTGTGCCTGCCACTCCTCTGCTCAAAGACGAGCTCGATATCGTGATTCCCACGATTCGGAACTTGGACTTCCTCGAGCAGTGGAGGCCGTTTTTCCAGCCTTACCATTTGATTATCGTCCAGGATGGAGATCCTTCCAAGACTATTAGGGTCCCTGAGGGGTTCGATTACGAGCTCTACAATCGCAATGATATTAATCGCATTCTTGGACCCAAGGCCTCATGCATTTCCTTCAAGGACTCCGCTTGCCGTTGCTTTGGGTACATGGTGTCCAAGAAGAAGTATGTCTTCACCATTGACGACGACTGCTTT GTTGCCAAGGATCCATCTGGGAAAGATATTAATGCGCTTGAGCAGCACATTAAGAACTTGTTGTCCCCATCGACTCCGTTTTTCTTCAACACCTTGTATGATCCATACCGAGATGGTGCAGATTTTGTCCGTGGGTATCCATTCAGTCTCCGTGAAGGTGTACCAACCGCTGTTTCTCATGGTCTCTGGCTTAACATCCCGGATTATGATGCCCCCACTCAGCTTGTCAAGCCTCTTGAGAGGAACACTAG GTATGTTGATGCGATAATGACAATACCAAAGGGAACCATTTTCCCAATGTGTGGTATGAATTTGGCATTCAACCGCGAACTCATTGGCCCTGCCATGTATTTTGGACTCATGGGTGATGGACAGCCTATTGGTCGCTACGATGATATGTGGGCTGGCTGGTGTACTAAG GTGATCTGTGACCACCTCGGGTTAGGAGTGAAGACCGGTTTGCCCTACATCTGGCACAGCAAAGCGAGCAATCCTTTCGTGAACCTCAAGAAGGAGTACAAGGGCATCTACTGGCAAGAGGAGCTGATCCCGTTTTTCCAGGCTGTGACTCTCCCGAAGGACTGCACCACTGTCCAGGCGTGCTACCTCGAGCTGGCGAAGCAAGTGAAAGCGAAGCTTGGCAAGATTGACGATTACTTTAACAAGCTGGCAGATGCCATGGTCACATGGATCCAAGCTTGGGATGAGCTGAACCCATCTGGAGATGCCACCAAATTACCAAATGGCAGCTCAAAGTAg
- the LOC116021553 gene encoding uncharacterized protein LOC116021553: MEGETHSGSTQKPNVKTEEDDDETKAVQVSLATLFAIQNAENSSSSNPSSAAEETHLIIPSCDCISIRSSSTTSTQSFAFPILASEFHSSPAKMAPCDSRFLKKRRRWKNCLGFCKC; encoded by the exons ATGGAAGGTGAAACACATTCTGGTTCTACTCAG AAACCAAATGTGAAAACcgaggaagatgatgatgagacCAAAGCTGTGCAAGTGAGCCTGGCAACACTATTCGCCATTCAAAACGCAGAGAACTCATCATCGTCCAATCCATCATCTGCAGCAGAAGAAACTCATCTGATAATCCCATCCTGCGACTGCATTTCAATCAGATCAAGCAGCACAACCAGCACCCAATCTTTTGCTTTCCCCAT ATTAGCGTCAGAATTCCATTCTAGCCCTGCAAAGATGGCACCCTGCGATTCcaggttcttgaagaagagaagACGATGGAAGAACTGTTTGGGCTTCTGCAAATGTTGA
- the LOC116022014 gene encoding uncharacterized protein LOC116022014 isoform X2, giving the protein MASTSRKQRKPTDYNNAFHNLDLIFPRKHHLCARKAEIMLGFFLSCASCRVRPRPPVKPNKKSGNLIMKPADEKSEFSSKNSEEMSFNGDEMKQGESGYGGNRVMVVVNRSFEAKGALQWALSHAVQSQDTVVLLRVTNPCGNSHSVLNQRSNHEILCRMESMCQAMRPGVQVERVVQEGKEKGAEIVEAAKQHRVNLLVLGKRKRSMVTVAVRRKRVQSEITNYCIQNADCMTVAVRRKSRKYGGYLITTKLHKNFWLLA; this is encoded by the exons atggCAAGCACGtcaagaaaacaaagaaaacccACAGATTATAATAATGCTTTCCACAACCTCGATCTCATCTTTCCCAGAAAACATCATTTGTGCGCGAGAAAGGCGGAGATAATGCTGGGATTCTTCTTGAGTTGTGCTTCGTGTCGTGTCAGGCCGCGGCCGCCGGTTAAACCAAACAAGAAATCCGGCAACCTTATCATGAAGCCTGCTGACGAGAAGTCTGAGTTTTCCAGCAAGAACAGTGAAGAAATGAGCTTCAATGGCGATGAAATGAAGCAGGGAGAGAGTGGATATGGCGGTAATAGAGTGATGGTTGTGGTTAATCGGAGTTTTGAAGCTAAAGGAGCTCTGCAATGGGCACTTTCCCACGCTGTTCAGAGCCAGGATACTGTTGTTCTTCTGCGTGTAACCAATCCAT GTGGAAACTCCCACAGTGTACTCAATCAAAGGTCTAACCATGAAATTCTTTGCAGAATGGAAAGTATGTGTCAAGCAATGCGACCCGGG GTGCAAGTAGAGAGAGTGGTGCAAGAAGGAAAGGAGAAAGGGGCAGAAATTGTTGAAGCAGCTAAGCAACACAGGGTGAATCTGCTGGTGTTGGGGAAGAGGAAAAGATCAATGGTGACAGTTGCTGTGAGGAGGAAAAGAGTGCAGTCTGAGATCACCAATTACTGCATTCAAAATGCAGACTGTATGACAGTTGCAGTGAGGAGGAAAAGCAGGAAGTATGGAGGATATCTCATCACCACTAAGCTCCATAAGAATTTCTGGCTTTTAGCATAA
- the LOC116021628 gene encoding dirigent protein 11-like, which translates to MHDIVNGPNPTAVRVAGPPPSNASSSNPLAAIFGSIYVFDDPLTATPELNSTLVGRAQGFYAAASLSDEFALQMTVTYAFVSGPYNGSSITVAGRNPVMRDGPRELPVVGGTGAFRLARGYCLAKTYSMDEMDAVIGYNVTIIHY; encoded by the coding sequence ATGCACGACATCGTTAACGGCCCCAATCCCACCGCCGTTAGGGTGGCCGGCCCGCCGCCGTCAAACGCCTCGAGCTCCAACCCTCTGGCGGCCATCTTCGGATCAATCTACGTGTTCGACGACCCCCTCACCGCCACGCCGGAGCTAAACTCGACCCTCGTAGGACGTGCTCAAGGGTTTTACGCCGCCGCGTCGCTAAGCGATGAGTTCGCCCTTCAAATGACGGTTACGTATGCCTTCGTGAGTGGGCCCTACAACGGCAGCTCGATCACCGTGGCCGGGCGGAATCCGGTGATGAGGGACGGCCCGCGGGAACTGCCGGTCGTCGGAGGCACCGGCGCGTTCCGGCTCGCTCGAGGATATTGCTTGGCCAAGACATATTCCATGGATGAAATGGATGCGGTGATTGGCTATAATGTCACCATTATACATTACTAA
- the LOC116022014 gene encoding uncharacterized protein LOC116022014 isoform X1 gives MASTSRKQRKPTDYNNAFHNLDLIFPRKHHLCARKAEIMLGFFLSCASCRVRPRPPVKPNKKSGNLIMKPADEKSEFSSKNSEEMSFNGDEMKQGESGYGGNRVMVVVNRSFEAKGALQWALSHAVQSQDTVVLLRVTNPCKQGGNSHSVLNQRSNHEILCRMESMCQAMRPGVQVERVVQEGKEKGAEIVEAAKQHRVNLLVLGKRKRSMVTVAVRRKRVQSEITNYCIQNADCMTVAVRRKSRKYGGYLITTKLHKNFWLLA, from the exons atggCAAGCACGtcaagaaaacaaagaaaacccACAGATTATAATAATGCTTTCCACAACCTCGATCTCATCTTTCCCAGAAAACATCATTTGTGCGCGAGAAAGGCGGAGATAATGCTGGGATTCTTCTTGAGTTGTGCTTCGTGTCGTGTCAGGCCGCGGCCGCCGGTTAAACCAAACAAGAAATCCGGCAACCTTATCATGAAGCCTGCTGACGAGAAGTCTGAGTTTTCCAGCAAGAACAGTGAAGAAATGAGCTTCAATGGCGATGAAATGAAGCAGGGAGAGAGTGGATATGGCGGTAATAGAGTGATGGTTGTGGTTAATCGGAGTTTTGAAGCTAAAGGAGCTCTGCAATGGGCACTTTCCCACGCTGTTCAGAGCCAGGATACTGTTGTTCTTCTGCGTGTAACCAATCCATGTAAACAag GTGGAAACTCCCACAGTGTACTCAATCAAAGGTCTAACCATGAAATTCTTTGCAGAATGGAAAGTATGTGTCAAGCAATGCGACCCGGG GTGCAAGTAGAGAGAGTGGTGCAAGAAGGAAAGGAGAAAGGGGCAGAAATTGTTGAAGCAGCTAAGCAACACAGGGTGAATCTGCTGGTGTTGGGGAAGAGGAAAAGATCAATGGTGACAGTTGCTGTGAGGAGGAAAAGAGTGCAGTCTGAGATCACCAATTACTGCATTCAAAATGCAGACTGTATGACAGTTGCAGTGAGGAGGAAAAGCAGGAAGTATGGAGGATATCTCATCACCACTAAGCTCCATAAGAATTTCTGGCTTTTAGCATAA
- the LOC116021805 gene encoding protein MICROTUBULE BINDING PROTEIN 2C codes for MYDPQHLVDLHDAAADRFCGDGADPRSWLSGDDHHSSPPDSSALRRTNSSLSAASAAAAAAANVDPRLVTDILEIFPLVLSLMDRKPNASFTRRGSVNYTKTPSRESLYNKNAEANGRNASQSIPTKRQRYQNKNVGSNLDGCSDSLSGLSSRSSLSEKEREELTALREQVEDLQRKLLEKDELLKEVENSKNEMASLHSKLDEMQKEFAEKDSLLRSTQMQLSDAKIKLADKQAAVEKLEWEATTSAKKVEKLQEDLEVMQGEFSLFMKFVGDLTKTNVTQPDEEYYEDYDVSYPWDDHATEDDLDKMQSLEAAREAYVAALATAKERRDESSIAAAATARKHLESLVLLV; via the exons ATGTACGACCCGCAGCACTTGGTTGATTTGCACGACGCCGCCGCCGACAGGTTCTGCGGCGACGGGGCCGACCCACGTTCTTGGCTTTCCGGCGACGACCACCACTCCTCGCCGCCGGATTCGTCTGCTCTCCGCCGCACAAATTCCTCGCTCTCCGCCGCttctgcggcggcggcggcggcggccaaTGTCGACCCGAGGCTCGTCACCGACATACTGGAGATATTCCCTCTCGTTCTCTCCCTCATG GATCGGAAGCCGAATGCTTCGTTTACTCGCAGGGGGTCAGTGAACTACACAAAGACACCTTCTAGAGAATCTTTGTATAACAAG AACGCTGAAGCAAATGGAAGGAATGCAAGTCAATCAATTCCCACGAAAAGGCAGAGGTACCAAAATAAAAACGTTGGCTCTAATCTTGATGGATGTTCTGACAGCTTGTCAGGCTTGTCCTCGAGATCTTCACTATCAGAGAAGGAACGAGAAGAACTCACCGCTTTAAGGGAGCAGGTAGAGGATTTGCAGAGAAAATTGTTGGAGAAAGATGAACTATTGAAAGAAGTTGAGAATTCAAAGAACGAGATGGCTTCCCTTCATTCCAAACTAGATGAAATGCAAAAGGAATTTGCTGAAAAGGACTCTTTACTCAGATCTACTCAAATGCAGCTCTCCGATGCAAAG ATAAAGCTAGCTGATAAGCAAGCTGCCGTGGAGAAATTAGAATGGGAGGCAACAACTTCCGCCAAGAAGGTGGAGAAGCTCCAGGAAGATCTAGAAGTAATGCAGGGAGAATTTTCGTTATTTATGAAGTTCGTAGGAGATTTGACAAAGACTAATGTGACCCAGCCTGACGAAGAGTATTATGAAGATTATGACGTTTCTTATCCCTGGGATGACCACGCCACTGAG GATGATCTCGACAAGATGCAAAGCTTGGAGGCAGCAAGGGAAGCTTATGTTGCTGCCTTGGCTACAGCTAAAGAAAGACGAGATGAATCATCCATTGCTGCAGCTGCCACTGCAAGAAAACATTTGGAATCACTAGTTCTTCTGGTCTGA
- the LOC116022015 gene encoding MADS-box protein EJ2-like encodes MGRGKVELKRIENKINRQVTFAKRRNGLLKKAYELSILCDAEVALIIFSNRGKLFEFCSSSSMMKTLEKYHRCNYASLEANQSNTQDNYHEYLKLKAKVELLQRSQRNLLGEDLGPLSIKELGQLEHQVESSLSQIRSTKTQSMMNQLVELQQKELALVDANNLLKMKLEERTAATIHQQPAVGFFQPVGVNSTTSQIGFHHVGSDEINAEVSSAHNINGFIPGWML; translated from the exons ATGGGAAGGGGAAAAGTTGAGCTAAAGAGAATAGAGAACAAGATAAACAGGCAGGTCACTTTTGCTAAGAGGAGAAATGGGCTTCTCAAGAAAGCATATGAACTCTCTATTCTCTGCGATGCTGAGGTGGCTCTCATCATCTTCTCCAACCGTGGTAAACTCTTCGAGTTTTGTAGCAGCTCTAG CATGATGAAGACCCTGGAAAAGTACCATCGCTGCAATTATGCTTCATTGGAGGCCAACCAATCTAACACTCAG GACAACTACCATGAATATCTGAAGTTAAAGGCTAAGGTTGAGCTCCTGCAACGATCTCAAAG AAACCTTCTTGGGGAAGATCTTGGTCCCTTGAGCATAAAGGAACTAGGGCAACTTGAGCACCAAGTAGAGTCTTCTTTGAGCCAAATTCGATCCACAAAG ACCCAATCTATGATGAATCAGCTTGTAGAGCTCCAACAAAAG GAGCTGGCATTGGTAGATGCAAATAATCTCCTAAAAATgaag TTGGAGGAGAGGACAGCTGCCACCATTCACCAGCAACCTGCGGTGGGGTTCTTTCAGCCTGTGGGAGTGAACTCAACAACATCCCAGATAGG GTTTCATCATGTTGGGTCTGATGAGATAAATGCTGAAGTCTCATCAGCACACAACATTAATGGATTCATTCCTGGGTGGATGCTCTGA
- the LOC116021880 gene encoding dof zinc finger protein DOF5.4: MQDIHSIGGGGGGRLFGGGGDRRLRPNQHHNLPALKCPRCDSLNTKFCYYNNYNLSQPRHFCKSCRRYWTKGGVLRNVPVGGGCRKSKRSKPKSTASASASTPADASQECKSNSHSSSESSSLTGAGTASAAAEVASTSTATNLASNLVNYSDSAAFFIPPSSSPSFDQPLLDHSSNDHIFQDIGTFSNMITPSNEPSLLGFANMADISPTFQIQQSQPGQDAHWPQPEKIADQNFNPPEITAAGFLDQTSQIDFPSLNQQQSRETNAALPPLDWQPGGGGDQELFDLPGAVDQSYWNQTQWG, encoded by the coding sequence ATGCAAGATATTCATTCGATTGGCGGTGGAGGAGGAGGGCGGTTgtttggcggcggcggcgataGGCGGCTCCGGCCGAACCAGCATCACAACCTGCCGGCGTTGAAGTGCCCCCGATGCGACTCGCTCAACACCAAATTTTGCTATTACAATAACTACAACCTCTCGCAGCCGCGTCACTTCTGTAAGAGCTGCCGGAGGTACTGGACCAAAGGCGGCGTCCTCCGTAACGTCCCCGTCGGCGGCGGCTGCCGGAAAAGCAAGCGATCTAAACCTAAATCGACCGCTTCTGCTTCGGCTTCTACGCCTGCCGACGCTTCGCAGGAGTGCAAATCGAATTCTCATTCCAGTAGCGAGAGCTCGAGCCTCACCGGCGCCGGAaccgcctccgccgccgccgaagTCGCGTCGACGAGTACTGCAACGAATTTAGCGTCGAATTTAGTAAATTACTCGGACTCCGCCGCCTTCTTCATTCCTCCGAGCTCAAGCCCTAGCTTCGATCAGCCGCTTCTAGATCATTCCTCTAACGACCATATCTTCCAGGATATTGGAACCTTCTCGAACATGATCACTCCCTCCAACGAACCCTCCCTATTAGGGTTCGCCAATATGGCCGACATTTCCCCGACGTTCCAGATTCAACAGAGCCAGCCAGGGCAGGACGCTCACTGGCCGCAACCGGAAAAGATAGCCGATCAGAATTTCAATCCGCCGGAGATCACGGCGGCAGGGTTTTTAGATCAGACGTCTCAGATTGATTTCCCCAGCTTGAACCAGCAACAGAGCAGGGAAACCAACGCCGCCCTTCCTCCACTGGATTGGCAAcccggcggcggcggagatCAAGAGCTCTTTGATCTCCCCGGAGCCGTCGATCAATCATACTGGAATCAAACACAGTGGGGTTGA
- the LOC116023743 gene encoding protein BREAKING OF ASYMMETRY IN THE STOMATAL LINEAGE gives MNPSPMNGGGKESNGKLLQETEDADGDDTSWPHLEAEDYIVFCFTDGGDIRVVEDRKRGVSSGSDIEIYPENEAEMIISFEKAKEKWRDSDEIRETICTSSDESSSDCNQSFASKGSFAFPVLGLEWVGSPVHIPRQEDNSTCLKKHRGWSHLFLHCCRF, from the exons ATGAATCCCAGTCCCATGAATGGTGGAGGCAAAGAAAGCAATGGGAAGTTGTTGCAGGAGACAGAAGATGCAGATGGAGATGACACGAGTTGGCCGCATTTGGAAGCAGAAGATTACATAGTTTTCTGCTTTACAGACGGCGGGGATATTCGTGTGGTGGAGGACAGGAAAAGAGGGGTGAGCTCTGGGAGTGACATAGAAATCTACCCAGAAAATGAAGCAGAGATGATCATATCATTTGAAAAG GCTAAAGAGAAATGGAGAGATAGTGATGAGATTAGAGAGACAATTTGCACATCTTCTGATGAATCATCAAGTGACTGCAATCAATCATTTGCTAGCAAAGGGTCTTTTGCCTTCCCAGT ATTAGGGTTGGAATGGGTGGGCAGTCCAGTTCACATTCCCAGACAAGAAGATAATAGCACATGCTTGAAGAAGCACAGAGGTTGGAGCCACCTTTTCTTACACTGTTGTAGATTCTGA